The genomic segment TTGGTTTTTAATTAAATCTCTATGTAAACAAGCCGACGTGAATACCTCCATTCACATATAATGCATGATAGGTCAACAAAACAATTCCACGGGAGGGGAGGGGCAGGTTTTGTCATCTCCGCGCCCAGTTCACCCATAACCGGTCGAAATGTAGGGGTCATTTATCAAGCTGGACAATGTAAGGTGGACACTAATGACGTAAGTGGTCATTCCGGTTCCAAGTACATACCTAGTCATCAGATAACCATTTCAGATCTACCTCAATcaagtgtttacattatcaaccCTCTCAACAAAACAGGTTTCTTTCAAAAATTGTGGATCTGTCcaacaaaaaaccccaaattGCATTGTTACAGAAGTGTCAACACTTTCTCAGATGACTTGATGGTAATTTCACACATTTTTGACCAAGATCAGTTTTCAAAAATCCAGAGTCACCCATTTGAATCAGTGACAATGAAATCGTtctgatttattttataattataatatccgtaaaaaaaagaaaactaaaacTGTGTCTTGTGAGAAATATAATTTACACTAGTTTTTAATATAAAGAAGGTTCACTTTTACAATTTTAAACCAACACGTTTTCTTTCAATAAACAATATTCCTGTATTGGATTttgttaccctgtataccatTGTACAACAAATCAATAGGATGTGTGATATCACTATTTAGTTGAAGCTGTCCTATGAGTGTTGAAATTGACACCGATTTTTCTCAGATTTCAGTATGTAGCCCATGCAagtgtattttattttacagactGATACAATTTCTGAAAATTTTCAATTCTATTGCTGGTAGGTTGTGGATCAATTTCATTCCCACATGTTTTAAGGTAATTAAAAAAAGGGCTTTGTGTGAAAATAAGAGGATAGAATCAAAACAAGGCAAATGTCTGTATAGCTATTTACTAGTCCTGATAATTGTCTGGCAACTATCCTCACAAGATCATGGCTCACCATCTtggaaaatacattttttaaaaacattaatattttttttagccAATTATATACACTAGGAAAACTGGTTATTTATCATGTGATCATTTCtacatttcaatttattttttatggaAAAGTCATAAATgatgatatacaaatatatttaaaatgtatcaaattttatttaaaattaaggTATGGGAATAGGagttattcaatttaaaaataCTTGAAATTATTCAGATGAATTTAAAAGATACATTAAGTGTTTACTGTATAGGGAGACCTTAAATAACTTCTGTGTTATGGAGcatttcatttttctatatTCTTTATTGCAATCTTTATTGTACCACTGACTATTAAACAGCCTCAGGGGAATGTCATAGCAGGTAAAACCGTTATTGTATAAAACTGTTTCTTGACATCTGTATACAATCTTGCAGATAAAAAACTGAAATAATAATACTGATGATTATCTACTGATAACAGATTTTTAAAAGATACACTTTGCTTAATATAGATTACTCTTAATACTCAATTTGTTGTTGCATGGATAAAggtgtatttattttacaatgaaCTAAGGGAAACAATAATGTaaagttaaaatatttttaataaattgcAATGTTTAGTTTAAACTGGGAGTTGAGCTCTGTTCCAGAGTAAACCTTGTAGATCTGTGATTTCCATGGCTGAGTTTTAAGTACAGACATTAAATGTCATGACTATTTAATAGTGGGTTATAGCTAGTTCTACCTTTAGAGGTGAAGAGAGGAACTCCAGATCGCTTATTTCCGCTTCAAATCACAGGTCATGTCCATGATAGAGGGGCGATAAAGAATAGATGTAAATTcacatgtacacacaaactCACAAAGATTTTCAGGGCTCATCAATCCCGTAGACAAAGGTAGTTTCATACCGGCCTcatttttttgtatacaatTCTAGGTTTAAACCTGTTGTATTGTCTTAAGCCAAATGGAGCAGCTGTTTTTGAATGAACCTGACTTTGAAACAGATATGTACTAGaggtttatatattttatttacaggtcACAATTATATTCACAAACAATAAAGTAAAATCTGTAGTCTACtggtataaaatatatgttattggtGTAACAACTCAAATGTCCAGCACTTGCAGGCTGTTGTAGTTAGCTACAGCAGGTGCCCGGAGATCCTGTATACCTGTTGTGATTGATGGCATGTCGTCAGTTCGTGACGTACGCGACAGATGAATGCGAATCCTCAATCATCGAAAAACTCCTAGTCAACCGAGTTGCCATAGCAACTTTCTCTAAAAGATTTACTTTTTGACATTTCCGCacgaaaatttcattttaagcCGAATCAATTAGATAATGTATGATGTGCGGTAAGATGGGGATGAAAATGCACCAGAATtgattttggttttattttgcaGGCTGGCTTGGAAGACACGACTAGCTTCATCTCAGGGGAGCATAACCACAGTGTGATCCGTAAAGGTAAGTCCGCTATTCGATTTCAGCTATTATTTTCAGCTCTTCCGTCACTTCTTTCCGCTTATATTACGTCACTTTCCAATAAAATGTCAAACGTGAAACACTTTCTGAGTTTTCGCTAATAACTTATACGCGTActtttattcattaaatgaGAAATATTTCTTGCCTacacatacattttatttgagAATATTTTACTAGCGagaaaaaaaacactaaaataaAATCGCAAAAAATCGATTCATGTTATTTGAAATACCTTACCTTTAAAACATTTCTCAAGGTAAAAAGGCAATAATTGAACCtcttaaatatttttgatgttcCCTTCgataaaaaaatgatgaaatacgTTTTAGAATTGTTTAGATACGGTAGCATATTGAATCTGAATTAGTGCCTCCTACGTGAAACCAGCAGGTGCCGTTGTGCGTTGTTCTTGTGATTGAGACATTTTAGCGATAGTTTCATGGCCCTTGCTCTCCGTTACACATAGGTGGGtttgatattataatataacCATAAAGGTTTGTTGGCGTCAGTTAACGCGGTAATTGAAAGATCATAGTTGTTTTGTAACTAAAAGGCCGCCTTTACCATGACACATTTGGAATGCTTTATAATGCAGacttttttcatattttttttaccaatctTCCGATACTGAATAGCGCTTTTGTGATATGAGAAATTGTGAAAGATCTCTGATAAACATTGGAAGCCTTTCCCAACTCATTAGTCGTTATAGGTTAGTGGAGAGAAAGCTTTTATCGAGAGTCGTAGACATTAATCCCTGCTCTGATTGCATAAGCAATTCTTTGCATTTGCTGTTTGCATCTTCAGAAACATATGTCGACCCCTATAAAACGAGAGTGCTTCAATTTGAGTTAAATATCTTGTAACAAAGAAAAATGTTAATTTGTATTGgcaatttattttaacattagTACTGTACCGTTAGCGATCGAATCAACCCCACTCTGCTCTGTGTCCTAGGAAAGCTCGTATTTACGGAAGTAAAATGCCGTTTACCCCCGGGCTGGTCGGTGTAACGTTACAATTTTGGTCAGACTAGATATTActtgtgttgacactgtgggTTATTACAACGTAAATACGAGTCTAGCTACACCAACAGGCCCTCCAGGAAGTCTGTCGCAACACAGGTGAATTCCTGTTCCTCGGTGTGGACTATAAAGAGAAATTTAACATTCTCCCCACAATAACTCTCTTAACTGTTGATTTTATTCGACAGTATTTGACGGTCGTTTGGGTGGCAAACCTCTCCAGGTTGTTCATTATCAATGCTAAATACAAGTGGGCATTTTTCTACATTGAAGCGGCAACATCAAACCAGGTTTAAACCGCAGTTGTCCTCGTAATTCTAGTCCGTCAAATGTTTGGTGTTATCGTGCCCCGTGAGCTGATAGGTTACCTTCTTACCACCCGTACTATTAACGTATTGGcataaattatattttgacaattaGCAAGTTGGGTCACCTTTCACGCTTCCTTCGTTACTGCCTTCCACCCTTCAAAACTACAACACAATTTCCGTATTAATCAGAAGTTGTTCGTTTTCTTCATTTCCTATGGAAGATTTTGACAGCTTCTGTAACTTGACACATTAATTTTCAGGATCACACTCACTTCACGTTTTTCTCGCCCCAGAGTCCAAATCTTGTGAgaattaattatacattatttacgTACAAAGTAATATAGACCAAGGATAAGAAATCCCCAATAAACTCAATCATATAGTTGGGATACAAAGTGTGTTGATATAGCGTACACCCAAAGTGTCCGGAGGTACAGGTAAATGGCTGACAATGCACCCAACAGAACACTATTAGGGATACAAACTGATTCTATTGAATCTAAATACACTCCTTTTGAACTGTTTCTAAAAGGAAGATTTGTAACTGTGCTGTTTAAACATGGTATTTCTGCTCCCCAGGTGTTTTGATAGCTTCAAAGAATCTGAGATTATCAAGTGTTTGCACATAGAGCTGTATTTAAACTCAAACCACCCGTGTTAGTTCTTAGATTAATTCACAATATGTTTTTTTGTAAACGCGATTCAATTTCTATTATAACTAGAGTCATGTAGGGCGTTAAagatacaaaacaaatatggcgTCTTTAAAAAGGCACTTCCGGTTATGGCGACAATTAAATTCCCCTAGATATGTTTGGCATCTTCAGGAATATTGCAGAAACGATCGATTGCAATATTTGAGGAAAGGATTCTAAGTTGTAATATTCTAATCGTCGGCCAATTACAGGCCTAACTTAGGTGGAAGTAAACATTGGTGGTTTTACTTAATGAAATTTCTGAGGATGTCTTTGTTTGCCCAATCTTCATTGCAATAGGATAGCAGTTAATTTCATAAGGCACAGGCACCGGGGACACAATCAGTTTCCCTGCTCCATCCTCTCGATTAGGAATTGATGCTGAATCTCACACAGCATGCCAGTCAATATACGTCGTATTTCCCCATTCTTCAAGTATTGATCACAAAGTAAATTACACATAGGGTCTTACATTCTTTATTTTAATGTCTATTAAAGATTTTGGTTTCTTTTTCACGAATATCGTTTCCAGTTTGAATATCTCGAACATAAGAGATCATTTTCAGGTATTTTGGTTTAACAAGTCTTGCTGGTGACTAGGGATGCGTGCCTCATAATTAGCTAATCTGTATCATTACCAAGCTGAGGAGGGAACCGAAAGGAAAATTGAATTAATTCTGTTCGGGTGAATATTTCTAAGATCGTAGCTAATGAGAAGAAATTACTCACAGATTATGTGTCTGCGGCCTTCTCTCACAATTTATGAAATTGAAGTAAAAGGCCTATTCCCCTTCCTCAGCCTGCCAGATTTCTAAGCTCTCAGACCGCCATGGAAACAATAATGTTCCAATTTCAAGCGCCTTGCACACCCGAGTGGAATACGAGAATTGATAATCGTCTGTGAAGCAATTCTCACTTTTACCAGTCAAATCTAGCTTAACCTCTTATTGCTCTGCGCAGATTTTAATATGGCAAAGAAAATCGTGGCGTTGTCATATTATCTATGATGCACAAAAGTATCAACACAACCTGATACAACTTTGGATTGTTTAATTATTAACcgaatttgtttgtttatttataggTATCCGACAAAAGaatgaaaacaacaaagatcTTGTGATCTCCGGTGTTTCATCGCCAAGCGACGTGTTCTGTTCTGTCCCGGGTCGTCTTTCTCTGCTTAGTTCCACATCAAAGTACAAGGTCACAGTAGCGGAAGTACAAAGGCGGTTGTCTCCTCCTGAATGTCTCAATGCATCACTGTTAGGGGGTGTTCTACGcaggtatgtatatttattcttGTTACACGTACAGTATATTTTCGGGGTAGTTATGAGATTTTCAAGTTTGCCCAACCAGTATTTAACATATCCAAGACTGCGATATTGTCTTGTTTGGGTGGGCGTTTCCTGTACACCTGATAGAGGACCCCCCTGGGATACAATCGTTCTGCCATCTGATATATCTTTAGAACCACTGTACAATTTGACTTCATTAAAATAAGGTCACGTGACGCTTGAAACTGCGAACCTCATCATTAGTGTTTGGCTGTACATTGTGAGGATCGGCGGAAGAGCTAAGTGACAATGACCTGCCCACCGGGGTGCAGTTTTCAAACTATTCTTCAGAAGCACAGTCTGTCTTTAGCGGTACATAACCCCAGCTAGTTTAAGAAACATCCGGCCCGTCTTTAATCTATAACAGCTGACACGACGGATCTGTTCAGACACTTTCAGTTAAAGGTGATTTTTGTAACTAGATTGGTGTGAACCCAAAGAACAAGCTGGTAATATAAATCCTACCTAGGAATCAACAGTAGTGGTATAGTTATACACTTATGTATGTATTTGGCAGTATGTAGGACGGGTAGCACAGAGGATTAAGGGTATTAGGTGCCAAGGTAAATATCTCTGGCGTGAGAGCTCTACAGTGTGATAATACCCGTACCAGGCGTTACCGTCAAGAGCAGATAATCCAACATCAACACTTTTAACAATACATGGATTATCTTTCCTTGGCGAAAACAACAGCGGGTTTAATCTGCCAACATTTCGTAATATGAATTGTTAATTCGTTTTAATGTTCAGGAATCAATGAGTTTGGTTATGAAATGTTACCAGTGTGAATTTGGCTTGAGTATTActgtgtgttaatgtatattaaGGATAATTTCAAGTACGGCTTTTCGGTTGTTGCTTGCCTcatcaaagtatttaatttttaaCTAATCCGTGCCAATTCGGCTATAACCGTGAAATGTCCAGTATTCATTGCCTCGGTATATCATGTTCtagtattaaaacaaaaacacttttttttcagaGCCAAGTCTAAAAATGGCGGACGGTCACTTCGCGACAAATTGGACAAGATTGGTCTTAGTTTGCCCGCTGGACGGAGGAAGGCAGCCAATGTCACGCTGCTGACGTCACTTGTCGAAGgtaaatataattgaaatatatattccaAGAATGTTTGTACAGAGGTAtttcactacatatatcacGGTTAAATATTTTCCCTGGTATCTAAACTTGTAACTTTTTCAATTTTCTGCCGTTTCAAAAATCTGATAAGATTTATAACGTCTCACACCAGCGAGTTACAGGTTTTAACTGAACAGCAAGGTAAGGAAGTACAGCCACGGTTGACAGAGTGGCggtttgtacatgtacctcttaCCTAGGACATATTCACTGTGTAGTATTCACCACAAAACTGGCTTGTGTGATACGAGAGTTTTCGTTCATTGGTGTCAGTCCGTTTGATTGCTAACACCTGCTTTTACATCACAACTTCAGACGATTTGATCGGCGAATTTCTCATTCACGAAAAATAAACCCAGAATAGTCAAATATATTGAACGTGATTCACACCTTATGAAATGAAGCGGTTGTTATGTATTCTCATCATTGATCAACGGTTGACTGGCCTAAAATATTTTGCTTTCTTGGCGACGACACGGATGATAAATGGGGATAGTGAAATCCTCCATGCGTGACCAAGGGTTCTGGAAATACACGCTAACTTAATGAGTCTTAAATCTAGCACGCATCAAGTGATACATATTCTGTGAGCTTCGTTGTACCACAAACTTACAACTCACCGCCTGATTCAACTATTATAAACTTGAAAAAACCCTGACAAACACAAAGATTAatctacatttatatagaatatttcaATGCATTCTGTGCATATAATTGCTCTAATTTAGTATAATTTTATGTAATGAATTTCAATGTATTTTACAGGTGAATCCGTGAGGTTAGCTCGTGACTATGGTTATTTGTGCGAGACGGAGTTTCCATCAAGACAATGCGCAGAGTATAACTGCCGTACATACACAGATCCCGCAGACCAAATGACCAGGAAAAACATGATTTTAGCCACaaagtaagtttttttttaacatccCTTTTACTATAAACCATAAACATATGAATGACATCATTGATGGAAATTTCTTTTACAAAAGAGtttaaattgttattttgtaccaCAGATAAATAATTATTGAATAGTTACCAAAAGATGATTTTTCCAAGAAtaaaattttaacaatattttcatattttttcagaCAAATTCTCAAGGAATTCATGGATCTACTAAACCAAGACAGATCTCCATTAGGAAACACCAGGCCACAGATGATCCTGGAACCAGGGATACAGCGTCATCTCACTCACTTCAGCCTCATCACTCACGGATTCGGGTCACCAGCTGTCGTTGCCTCACTCACTGCAGTTCAAAATTATCTGAATGAGATGCTGAAAATTTTAGACAAAAATTATTCCACATCTCAAAATGCTCAGGTACCAAGTGGACAATTGGACAATGGAAAGACAAAACAGGAAAAGGATGAAAACAGAAGAGAGTAGCTATCATATTTTCCATGGACATAATTGGAGAAAAAACATAACTGAACTTCCGGTTCAATGTCAAAGAAGTGCTTGAACATAGCATTAATTCATCATGCTTGAAACGCAAACGGTGCCGTGTTTTATAAAAGTGACATCATTAAATTATTTCACAATGGgataatatacatataggaAATCCAGGTGTCTTTCCACAACGGACAAAGAATGGAATCTGACGTAAACTATGAATATATAAGAGACTCAGCAGGACTGAAATACCACAAAACGACCGAATTATAGCGATTGTATTTCTGGTATTACCCATCATGCGTTGGGGCCTTGGACGTTTCCGTTGCACGTGACTTGGGAGCACTGAGAGTTGTAAGTGCCTATTATGTTGCGTTTGTCCTGCCCTTTGTGTTATGAATTATGTCTCTTTATCCAAGTCAGTTATCCTTGAACATTATTTTGCTTGGTCGACTTTTCTACCCATACCGTTTTAGAAATAAAACGATGATTTTATTGGTACAGTGGCTAGTGTGGACGATAGTACCAGTACAAGGATACCCGAGTTCACCAACTGAAGTTATACGGAGAATGGGTGTCGTTTTATACTGGACATGGGTCGCTCAAAGTGGATTTGTGTTTAGAACTTTACTTCAGCATTCCGGATTTCTCTCACCTTAAACGGGTCGACATATTACAGTCATTGTATCACaattttgttgtatattgaaatattttgaaaattattattatgTGATTATAATTTAAATCTCTAGTCCAAGTTCATGTTTGTGTcgcatttattttaattttcagcAAGCTGCAAGGCGAGAGTGTACATTTTAATTTAAGTATATATGTGAGAATCTAGAGTCACCTATGTTTTATTTTGAGATGTGTATGTCTTGAAGGATTTTTGGGGACATTCCTCTAACATGTATAGAATATGTCTGACGATATCTTTTACGAATCCTCTTACCAAATGTTTTATGTAAGAGAGGTGGACAGAATCAAATATATTCAAGTCCATTTCGTTACCCAATGAAATGGATGATATGCGAATCCTAATAAAGTTTAgaaatttcatttctttgtttGTACTTATTTGTTGTGCTGAGAGAAAAGGACTTTGGGAGGAAATGAGGACATGTTGGGGAACTGAGGACATATTGGGGAACTGAGGACATGTTGGGGAACTGAGGACATATTGGGGAACCGAGGACATATTGGGGAACTGAGGACATATTGGGGAACCGAGGACATGTTGGGGAACTGAGGACATATTGGGGAACTGAGGACATGTTGGGGAACTGAGGACCTGTTGGGGAGCTGAGGGCATATTGTACATGGATATCCACAGACTGGtgatattgttttttgttattcaGTGGTTTCCCCCAATAATCAGTTAACATTAACAAAATACCAGGTAGTTCAGTCTATGTGTATATCCAACGGGATATTCAATCGAAACCGCTAAAATATAtctattgcatttttgccagtgaaatatagaaatttatcaagctaataacttttttttattttcactgcagtgatgggcagtgaaaatgtaagattttgcagtgaaaatataagtttttcgtttttgaccaatcggAGCGAAcattgtattcacctcattggAACTTGCCGAGTTTTTCAATCGAAGCGATAAgtgacactattaatttttcggtgtgtttaattttgttttcaagcatataaaatgcaataaaaagaaaattgaatggtgtCCTGTCTAGTATACAAACTAACATATATTTCgctcgtatgacagaatatttcgatatttttcactcttgaaaatattgatatgctgtcatactcatgaaatataattatgttatattaaacgggacACCATTCCGTATCCTCTGTATATTGTAGTTTAAAATTGTCACGGGAACTTGCTGAACTAATTTCTCATACTCCCCTTTGTAGGTTTGAGTAACGATTATAAAGGTGTATTAAACTCGGTTTTCTTTagcaataaaaatgaaaaaaagatacATGTTTCACAAATAACGAAAAGAACAGCATAACAAAAAAAGATACATGTTTCACAAATAACGAAAAGAACAGCATAACAAAAAAAGATACATGTTTCACAAATAACGAAAAGAACAGCATAACAAAAAAAGATACATGTTTCACAAATAACGAAAAGAACAGCATAACAAAAAAAGATACATGTTTCACAAATAACGAAAAGAACAGCATAACAAAAAAAAGATACATGTTTCACAAATAACGAAAAGAACAGCATAACCACAGGATATGAAACAGCAATTGATTTTCTGAAAAATGATTCATCGTTATCATAGTTATAAATGGCCTTAATTTAAAGACTAACGCATACAAAAGCGACCTACACTAACTTAAACTGACACCGTTTGTACACGTATTGTCGATTTTAACGCACATAAGTTACCATCTAGCTAGAAGAAGATGCACAAAATAATCAATAGTCCTCTTCTCATACATTTAActcaaaatatatcttattgtaTAAATAGGGTTAAGCGTCCTTTGTTGTGGAGGCAAATTTAAATGATAAACCATGTTTATGGAAGTGTTTATGGGAAAGCTATTGATAATtgtttacagaaatataaacTTAATTACGATATATACCAAATGTGTTTATAGAAGATGAAAAGTGcttattagaaatgtttaaacCTTAATTAAAGCTTAATTAAAGAGAAGTGTCTATAGTTACATTATAATCGGAATTGTTagaacaattacatgtatagtaaTAAAAGATGTTTACACCAAAACTGACAAAAAGGGATGTTAAAAGGATTATGAACAACAGAAATGTTTACAAGACTAATGTTTATTTATCTAGAAAATTACTGAAATGTTGCTGATTGATGATCTTTACAGAGACTGtgtttatgaaaaataaatggtTAAAAGAACAATgcttattataaatattcatataatttctatttatttaaaaattccACCTTAACTTTTTAAATGAGTATTTACATGCATAatgttatgtttattacatgtgTAAGAATTGACAGAAATGATAATTATCAGAAGATAGAATGGTGATCAAAAGTGATTTTACAGGAATTGTTTGGaatatcttcagtaatacattATTCATAATGTACGAagatatctgaaatgtttaatatttataagATAACATTGAGAAACcatttcaaaatatacaaaattctATGTGGTGTATACGGGTTACATAATCTCGTGCTCAGGGCAAAGTTTCCTATGGattttataaacaaaagacAATATTAATGAATATAAATGACCTTATGAACTAGCAGATGGCAGGCTCTTTCTCGACTCGCTCTGGCGTTCTGGTAGCAGAAGGTTGAAAGAATGGAATAATACGCTTGCAATA from the Pecten maximus chromosome 4, xPecMax1.1, whole genome shotgun sequence genome contains:
- the LOC117325558 gene encoding transcription factor AP-2-epsilon-like isoform X2, which translates into the protein MSFLAIESNSPWQDRRDVVSSQGLGQLVTSSAGSFPPAPRLSHTPTSDFQPPYFPPPYNLPSQQSMEFHHPHFNTDSYSHLGSFHQGTVTQQHYHQLHTPDSRNVLRPREDGLHNMHHGLPAPHDPRRTDYGGMRRPDILVPGGHHLGFDQDPTILNIHTGNGLQVLDDGVHQAGLEDTTSFISGEHNHSVIRKGIRQKNENNKDLVISGVSSPSDVFCSVPGRLSLLSSTSKYKVTVAEVQRRLSPPECLNASLLGGVLRRAKSKNGGRSLRDKLDKIGLSLPAGRRKAANVTLLTSLVEGESVRLARDYGYLCETEFPSRQCAEYNCRTYTDPADQMTRKNMILATKQILKEFMDLLNQDRSPLGNTRPQMILEPGIQRHLTHFSLITHGFGSPAVVASLTAVQNYLNEMLKILDKNYSTSQNAQVPSGQLDNGKTKQEKDENRRE
- the LOC117325558 gene encoding transcription factor AP-2-epsilon-like isoform X1 is translated as MAQVSPVGHNHIGATAEEVGGQQKGVVNGTASLTDLDHNSQYYKPQVTTMPSAFGIIDSEDRRDVVSSQGLGQLVTSSAGSFPPAPRLSHTPTSDFQPPYFPPPYNLPSQQSMEFHHPHFNTDSYSHLGSFHQGTVTQQHYHQLHTPDSRNVLRPREDGLHNMHHGLPAPHDPRRTDYGGMRRPDILVPGGHHLGFDQDPTILNIHTGNGLQVLDDGVHQAGLEDTTSFISGEHNHSVIRKGIRQKNENNKDLVISGVSSPSDVFCSVPGRLSLLSSTSKYKVTVAEVQRRLSPPECLNASLLGGVLRRAKSKNGGRSLRDKLDKIGLSLPAGRRKAANVTLLTSLVEGESVRLARDYGYLCETEFPSRQCAEYNCRTYTDPADQMTRKNMILATKQILKEFMDLLNQDRSPLGNTRPQMILEPGIQRHLTHFSLITHGFGSPAVVASLTAVQNYLNEMLKILDKNYSTSQNAQVPSGQLDNGKTKQEKDENRRE